AAAGCCGACCCGTCCGGCGCGTAAACCCCGTAGGGGGAACGATCGGGGTACGAGGTGCGGAACTGGCGGCGTGAATCCCGGTAGTCGTCCAGGAGCACCGGGTCGCCCGGCGTATCCTCGGGGACCCTAGCCTCGACCAGGTGGGCGTCCACGAAAGTATAGCGGACCCCGGCCGCGTCGAGGTGCGCGCCGGTGCCCTCCCGCGGCGAGAGGGAATCCGCGGTGAAGGGTCGCCTCCATCCACGACCCGGCCGGTAGGCGCACTCGGGGAGCCAGAAACCGCCGGTCCAGGCGCCCATATGCCGTCCGTGGGCCAGGAGCCCCAGCCGGATCTGGCGCGCCACGGCGTCTTCCCGGCCGAGGAGCGGGAGGTAGCCGTGGGTGGCGGCGCCGGCGGCCGTCTCCAGAAATCCGCCACCGACGAGCTCGCGGAAGCCACTGAGAATATCGCCGTCGAGACGATCGAAGTCATCCGCATAGCCCAGGAGCTCGGCCTCCCAAACCCGGGCCAGCCCGGCGAGGCGCTCATCGCCCTTCGCCTCGAAATCCCGGGCGTCGTCGGCGGCCGCGGCGGCGTGTCCCCGCAGGTACTCCCGCAGACCACTCTCGAACCGTGGGTCGGCGAGCTGTTCCGCCAGTGTGGGGGTGAACCCGAAGCCGAGGCGGAGGGGAACATCGCGTCCCGCCAACTCCCGGAGCCGGCGGAGGAGAGGGAGGTAAACCCCGGCGGCCGCCTCGTAGAGCCACACCGACCCGTGCGGCCAGGTGCCGTGACCCAGAAGGTACGGGAGGTGAGCGTGGAGGTAAAAAACGACGTCGGCGAACTGTGCCATAAAAAAATTTGGGAAGCGCGTTTTCGGCGCAGGGCAATCTTACCGGCCCGCGGGCGCTTTCACAAGGGTTACTTTGCCGGTCCCGCCCCGGCTGCTATAATCCCCCTGAAGATGGACGATTCACATGAGCTTCGAAAGTGCCGCGACGCCGCCTACCGCCTCCTCGCCATGCGGGATCACGCGGTACGGGAGCTCGCGACCAAGCTGGAGCGGCGCTTCGAGCCCGGAATCGTCGGCCTCGTCCTGGCGGGTCTTGCGGAGCGGGGGCGCGGTCTAAACTGCCCTCCCTCGCCGGACTGGACCGGGAGGCCGCAGCCCGCAGGCTCCTTTCCCACCTTGAACGGCGCGGTTTCAG
The nucleotide sequence above comes from bacterium. Encoded proteins:
- a CDS encoding DUF1957 domain-containing protein — translated: MAQFADVVFYLHAHLPYLLGHGTWPHGSVWLYEAAAGVYLPLLRRLRELAGRDVPLRLGFGFTPTLAEQLADPRFESGLREYLRGHAAAAADDARDFEAKGDERLAGLARVWEAELLGYADDFDRLDGDILSGFRELVGGGFLETAAGAATHGYLPLLGREDAVARQIRLGLLAHGRHMGAWTGGFWLPECAYRPGRGWRRPFTADSLSPREGTGAHLDAAGVRYTFVDAHLVEARVPEDTPGDPVLLDDYRDSRRQFRTSYPDRSPYGVYAPDGSAFRVFVRDSTANRQVWDGFVGYPGDVDYREFHRRRWPSGLRYWRVTGKDVYVGHKAPYDPETARAKVREHAGHFVGILEELALKAPGERAVLTLPFDCELFGHWWYEGPEWLSQVLEGVAGSERLTLACPSEALGRVPTEPVVLREGSWGYDGYHKVWLGEHARDYWDAVHSAEDRLAAAAREHGDEGRELARRLLAAAARELLLLEASDWPFLIYTHSARDYANLRYNQHRECFHSLVTALERLDEGGVPPEAEDLLARSEANAPFGWATWEELR